The following are encoded together in the Zingiber officinale cultivar Zhangliang chromosome 8A, Zo_v1.1, whole genome shotgun sequence genome:
- the LOC122009492 gene encoding E3 ubiquitin-protein ligase SINAT5-like, whose amino-acid sequence MEADSIACISLSDGTAVDDEVTVPLSKPQGGRIGTVDGGGVVPATTMSPASSVHELLECPVCTNSMYPPIHQCQNGHTICSTCKTRVHNRCPTCRQELGDIRCLALEKVAESLVLPCKYFSAGCPEVFRYYSKLKHETVCNFRPYNCPYAGSECSVVGEIPFLVAHLRDYHKVDMHTGCTFNHRYVKANAREVENATWMLTVFHCFGQYFCLHFEAFQLGVAPVYMAFVRFMGNEHEAKQFRYSLEVGSNGRKLIWEGIPRSIRDSHQKVRDSHDGLIIQRNMALFFSGGDRKELKLRVTGRIWKDQQNPGGGAGMSTTPPYL is encoded by the exons ATGGAAGCCGACAGCATCGCGTGCATCTCGCTGTCGGATGGGACGGCGGTGGACGACGAGGTCACCGTCCCCTTGTCGAAGCCGCAAGGCGGCAGGATCGGGACTGTTGACGGCGGCGGAGTCGTTCCGGCGACGACGATGAGTCCGGCGAGCAGCGTGCACGAGTTGCTCGAGTGCCCCGTCTGCACCAACTCGATGTACCCTCCGATCCATCAG TGTCAAAATGGACACACTATTTGTTCAACCTGCAAGACGAGGGTCCATAACCGATGCCCCACTTGCAGACAAGAACTTGGGGACATAAGGTGTTTAGCTTTAGAGAAGGTGGCTGAATCACTTGTGCTTCCTTGCAAGTACTTTTCTGCAGGATGTCCAGAAGTCTTCCGATACTACAGCAAACTCAAACACGAAACGGTATGCAACTTCAGACCGTACAACTGCCCTTATGCTGGTTCTGAATGTTCTGTGGTCGGGGAGATTCCTTTCCTGGTTGCACACTTGAGGGATTACCACAAGGTGGATATGCATACCGGCTGCACATTCAACCATAGATACGTTAAGGCCAATGCTCGAGAGGTTGAAAATGCTACCTGGATGCTGACT GTGTTCCACTGTTTCGGTCAGTACTTCTGCCTGCACTTTGAGGCATTTCAGCTCGGCGTTGCTCCAGTTTACATGGCGTTTGTCCGCTTCATGGGCAATGAACACGAAGCGAAGCAATTCAGATACAGCCTTGAGGTTGGTTCGAATGGCAGGAAGCTCATATGGGAAGGCATTCCTCGTAGCATCCGCGACAGCCACCAAAAAGTTCGCGATAGCCACGATGGTTTAATCATCCAGCGGAACATGGCACTTTTCTTCTCAGGGGGAGATCGGAAGGAGTTGAAGCTCCGGGTTACCGGCCGCATATGGAAGGATCAGCAGAACCCCGGCGGTGGTGCCGGAATGTCGACGACACCACCCTATCTCTGA